The DNA region CTGAACTTTCCACTAAGAGCCTCTTCATTACTGAAAGAATGCCTAAAACGTAATCAATTTAGTTAGCTTTTTAATCAAGAAATCTACAGCTGCCAATCAGCGCTTCTAATTGGCACGAGATGACCAGGTTAACAACCTTGAAATCAGATGTGAttgaaaacaacttttaaaagctTTAACTATATACTCTGAATGAGGGAATTCAATGGCCTCCGGCTATGTACCATACACATACgcacacaaacaaaaataagtacTAAGTTATTAGGTATAAAAGATAATAAGTGGTCTCCGTATATTCAGAGGGGAATAATGCCTACCTCTCATGAGGAACAAAGAGACAGATCACTAACTGCAGAGGGAAAACCAAGCAAGGCTGGCAGAAGGGACAGGAAGTCCTGTGTCCTGTGGATACAACGGAGAGCGCTTTTGGAGGCTGCAGAGACCAGGTGGCGTCCAGGCCAAACTGGAGCTTGAATGGATGTcaaggtgggtggggtggggccttCAAGGCTGGAGGAAAAGCAAGCCAAGACTCCGAGTCACAGAATTGCTGCCTGCTTAAGAGACAGTGCAGCACTGGGTGAGGGAGAAGGGCTGTAATCTAATGAGGGAACGTGAACAACAGAGAGAGGAAAGCCTCATCCAAGGAGACCAGGCACAATGCTGGCCTGTATTTCTCAACAGCAGACCAGGCACAATGCTAGTTTGTACTTCTCAACAGCGGTTCAACAGAGAATCTGAGGTGGCCTGTGTGACTGACAGAGGGTAAAGTATCTTCCCAAACACTGAGTCTCCCATGCACCCTGCAGCCAACCTCCCACCTCGAGGCCCCAGTCCCTTGGAatcaacaccacccattagcaagAAATTCATTAACGGAAAAATCTGCTCCAAATatcagaacaaacaaacaaacctcaaaACTCAGAGATGATCACAGCAAACTTTAACCCACATACTTCACCTATGCCCCTACTGAGAGCAGGGTTCGCTCTGTTACTTAAACTGATTATTGAAGAAATGAATATCACTAGCATAGCACTGCTCCTACCCTCCCCCAAAAGTAAATGAACACTACACAAAATATAAACTCACCCCAAATAAAAGTCAACAGTAACTTAAGGATACTGCTGGATTCCTATAGCACTAGTTACTGCAGTACAGTAACAGTTACTACACTAACCTACGATATTATAATCCTCTTCCAACCTATTTACAAAATATCctcattctgaggttctggaagTGTTACATCGTTGCATTAGACTCCTCTTCTCTAGGTAGTTCAGTCTTGAAAAACAGcaaatttactatttttatataCTGCCACTGATGGGTAAATGATCATAAAAGGCCTACAACCAAATTCCTCATCCTTTGATATGCAGATCAGATCATACAAGCTTTTCCCCTCAGATCAtacaaaatattctaaaactggaaACAGAGAGATAAACActcatacaaaaataaaaataataaaaacaagcagcaaaaaccaaaaacataaaaaggaatctGTAAACGGCATCATATTAACAGTCTTAAATTTTGCTAAAGACAATATACTTGGTTTACCAAAGCAATAAGCATTTTATAAAGTACTCCAGAAATAACGCTTACAAAAATAGGGGGAAAATTTTAGATGAGAGCGCAAAACTAAATCACCTCGCCCTATGGCAAAGAGTTCTCCCAAAATGTCACGTCTACAAGAAGTGATGTTTGGCAAAACTGTGTCTGGGCTGGCTCAGCCACCAGCTCATGTTCAGGTGGCTTTTCCTCAGGTTTGCTTCATCGGTGCAGGGATATTTGCAGACGCCTGCTCGAGGTAGGCCAGGGAACCCTGAGGGATGTCGGCTGGCTTTTTGTGCTGCATGTTGATGTCCTCCAGCACCTGCTGCCAATGTCTCAGTTTTGTTAAGTGCTTCTGGACCAGAGCATCCTTTCGCTGTAATTCGTTCCTCAGTTCCGAGACATCCTATAAACAAAAGCAATGAAGTCAGAGTAAACTCACAAAACATGAACATAGTTTCTGATTAGTTAAGAGCACTAAGAAGTAAATTCAAAACAGAGAACCAACTGAACCATAGTAGGCTGATTACTCTGCTTGGCTGCATACTTTGAATAACCCAAAGCAACTCTTCTCATGAAAGATGCCTGcttaacagtttttctttttcttttttttttttttttttgcggtatgcgggcctctcactgttgtggcctcccccgttgcggagcacaggctccggacgcgcaggctccggacgcgcaggctcagcggccatggctcacgggcccagccgctccgcggcatatgggatcctcccagaccggggcacgaacccgtatcccctgcatcggcaggcggactctcaaccacttgcgccaccagggaggcccagtttttatttttaattcatgttCTTTTAGTAAGTAATACACACATTACAAAATTCCAAAGTACCAAAGGACAGCCAAAAAGAAGTCAGTCTCTTTCCCATCCTGGTCTCCAGGCACTCAGTATATCTCTCTATCCAAAGGCTACTGTGAGAAGGATCTAAAACACTGAGAATCTGAAACACACGTTAACTGTTTTAAAAGAATCCACAGCCACTGTTCTATCATTTCAGATTATTAAGTGTTAAAATCTCATTTTCAAGAGCTTTTTAATGAGTAACAGTATTAAAATCCTGTATTAAGACCTGGCTTTGAACACACCTGGACTGTCACTCAGGCATTCAAATCAGGAAATGATCTGATACAGTGAACTGTAAGAATATCATCTTCTTACCATTCACCTTCTCAACAGCTGGTATCAAAGAATAAAACGAACATTTTGACTAATTGCTCAGCTTGTGGGAggagttattttaaaaactgctaaaaaaaataatcatcctAATTTAGTATTTCCCACTGGGGGCATCACTGTGTTTTGGGCAGGAAGATTCTTCCCTCTTccacactgcagggggcaggccCTGGCCCTATCCACTAAATGTCATTAATGACAACCTCAACACACTTCCAAATACCCTGGTTTCAAACAACTGAGATAAATAAAATCCTGAGTTTCAAGGAGCCTGGGACAGAACATTTGCTTTTTGGTTCCTTGAACAAAATTGCCTAGAGCCCTTCCTGTGTGTAAGGCAGCAGGGACACACAGATCAGTTCCTGTTCAAAATGAGCTTATCATCTACATTAATGCTTTTCAACCTTTCAAGCAgaaccttttcattttttttttttcttaaaagaaaaatcttccatGAAAGCCAGTGTATGAAACGAGTAAAAGCCGAGAGCTGCTGTGTTTGAAACACTGCTTTCCACCCCTGACCCCCAGGTCCAGGTTGTCATGAACACTGACAACCAACATTTTACATTCAAGCTATGAAGCCCCACTATAACTAATGTGCAAATGGAGCATCTCATTTAAACCATAAATGGAATTTTGACAACATTTGCTCTTCCTTAAACTTAAGAGAGAGAACTCAGCTTGTACCTCTTTGATAACTTGCTCTGGTTTCTGGACAGATAACTGCAATCTTTTTTGTAGGAAAAAACATTCTGTCTGTCTCGCAATATCTAGAAATTTCTGGATACACTGAtcaacaccttaaaaaaaaaaaagaccaaaatattaaattaaggaaaacacTAGACACATATATCTCTCTCATAAATCAACAGTTGGAATATCAAAACAGCACCTTCTTGTAGATGGAATCGGGGATTTTAATCCTGCCCACAGCAATATTACTGACCCCAACCCCCTATGAGTTAAGCAACATTAATTAGCAGACAATCTGTGTTTTTACCAGATGAATAAGAAACCGAACTACAATGCAAAAGTTCTTCTGAAGAAAGACAATCCAGAGAGCCAGCAATTAACATCATGATTTCCagttaaaatgaaacatttaaaacagtACAAAGAAATCAGAAGTACCTCTCTCGGGACAGAACTTGGGCGAGGAAGGGGAAGCAAAAAACTTCgttctttctttagtttttttaaaagacatagaggattttttttttatttactgtactgcacgcaggctttctctagttgcagcgagcgggggctactgttcgttgcggtgcgcaggcttctcattgtggtggcttctcttgctgcggagcatgggctctaggcgcacgggctcagtagttatggcttgcgggctctagagcgcaggctcagtagttgtggtgcacaggcttagctgctccgtggcatgtgggatcttcccggacaagggcttgaacccgtgtcccctgcattggcaggcagattcttaaccactgcaccaccagggaagcccaacttagTTCTTTAAAAAGCAGTACACACTATTGGTCTTCTGCGTCTTGGTACCAATAGGAAAAGCTCATTCATTACAAGTGGCTCATTATGAGTGACATAAGATGTCAATAAACTGAACAAAGAACCAGCAGTATATAGAGATTACACAAATCTTACTCCCTGGAAAAGTTCTCTTAGGATACTAGCGGGAGTGAAACACATCAAGTGTAAAATCAGCAATGAGGGAATTCTTACCAGTTCGAATTTCTTCCTGATCTGTACCACTGACATAATCCTGACTCACCAGAGAAGCAAAACATGCCTGTGTgatcaaaacatattacaaaagaaaaagatgtcatTCACACATCAAGAATCTTACTTTAGAGTAAGAAATAACTTCTCTCGGTGGAAAACGAAGGCTGAGCCGAGTCTCGCGAGAAGACTAGGTGGGTGATTCAGGTAGTACCACTCCCCATCCTTTTCACTTGGCTAATTCCCAATGCCCGCCTGGGTTTCATGttttctgggaagccttccttgacagCCATGCCCAGATGTGCTCTCAGAGTATCCCGGGTTTCTTCTATCAGAGCACTGATCCCACAGCACAGCAGCTGCCTgccatttatctgttttttccaCTGCACAGTCacgagctccttgaaggcaggaactGTTTTCTGTGTATTCTTAGCACCCAGGACAGGTCCTGACACATAACAGGCTCCTTCACTGTTTGACAAATATTCATCAAGCACTTGCTATCTGCTACCACTGGATTAGCACTACAGATACaatgagaggagaggagggcaaaaCAGGTGTTCTCTGACTTCATGGAGCCTGATGTAGTGTGCTACAAAGAGCAGCAAGGCAGGGTCGATGCGGAAGTGATGTGTGAGCT from Mesoplodon densirostris isolate mMesDen1 chromosome 1, mMesDen1 primary haplotype, whole genome shotgun sequence includes:
- the MED28 gene encoding mediator of RNA polymerase II transcription subunit 28, which translates into the protein MAAPLGGMFSGQPPGPPPPPPGLLAQASLLQATPGVPRTSNSTLVDELESSFEACFASLVSQDYVSGTDQEEIRTGVDQCIQKFLDIARQTECFFLQKRLQLSVQKPEQVIKEDVSELRNELQRKDALVQKHLTKLRHWQQVLEDINMQHKKPADIPQGSLAYLEQASANIPAPMKQT